AAGGGCGGTCCATGAGCGAGTCGATTCCGGTCACGCTCCTCTCGGGGAGCCTCGGTGCCGGGAAGACGACCCTGTTGAACCACCTGCTCGCGAACGCCGGCGAGCGGGACCTCGCCGTCCTCGTCAACGACGTGGGCGAGGTCAACGTCGACGCCGAACTCGTCGCGGAGGGCTCGGACCTCGACGTCGGCGGCGGCGTCACGGAGCTCTCGAACGGCTGCATCTGCTGTGAGCTACAGGACGACCTGGAGGCGGCGGTGATCAGGCTGGCACGGAACCGGGAGTTCGACCACCTCGTCGTCGAGGCGTCGGGCATCTCCGAGCCCGGCCCGGTCGCGCGGCTGTTCACGACGGAGTCGCGCGTGGCCGCGCTGTACCGCGTCGACGCGCTGGTCACGGTCCTCGACACGCCGCAGTTCCTCGACGCCTTCGCCGGCGTCCTGGCGAGCGAAGCGAGCCAGGGCTCGGGAGACGAGCGAAGCGAGTCTGCCGGCGTTCCGACGAGTACCGCGAGTCGGGGCTCGACAGGCGAACGGAGTGAGTCTGTCGACGGCGAGCCCGAGCGCCGCGGCGAGGAGGGCGACCGGCCGCTGTCGGACCTGCTCGTCGAGCAGGTGGAACTTGCCAACGTCGTCCTGCTGAACAAGGCCGACGTCTGTAGCGAGGCGGAACTCGACGAGGCCGAGGAGCTGGTCGGCGCGCTCCGGCCGGACGCCGAGACGATCCGGACGGAGTTCTCGCGGGTCGACCCGGACCGGCTGTTCGACCGCGACCTGTTCGACGTCGAGCGCATGAGCGACCTGTCGGGGTGGAAGCGGGCGCTCGACGCCGCGGAGGACGAAGCAGACGACCACGCGGGCCGCGAGGACGACGACGACCACGCGGGCCACAGCCACCCGGACGAGGTGTACGGCGTCACATCCTTCGTCTACCGTCGGCGCCGTCCCTTCCATCCGGAGCGGTTCGCCGAGGCCCTCCGGGAACTCCCCGCGGGCGTCGTCCGATCGAAGGGGACCGCCTGGGTCGCCGGCAACGACTCGCGCGTCGTGATCGGTCACGCCGGGCCGTCGATCCGGGCCGAGAGCCGGGGGCCCTGGATCACGGGCCTGCCCGAGGTCGAGCGGGACCTCTACCGGTCGAACCGACCGGACCTGGAGTGGCACGAGGAGCACGGTGACCGGCAGACGGAACTGGTGTTCATCGGCACCGACTACGACGAAGGGGCGATCCGGAAACGGCTGGACGACGCGCTGGTCACCGACGAGGAGTGGGACGGGACCGACGCGCTGTCGGACCCGTTCCCTGGCGAACAGGACGACCCGACGGTCGTCCGGGAACCCTAACAGGCGCACGACCGCCCGGACGCGCGCTCGAAGCGCATCTCCTCGCCGCAGTCCGGACAGGTCGGTTCGCCCGCCAGGTCGACGTCGCGAATCCGCACGTCGCAGTCGTCGCACCAGTAGGCGCCCTCCGACCCGTCGTCGGGGCGCGGTCTCGCCGCCGAGTCCGAGGCGAGGGCCTCCTTGACCGTGTCGATGAGTCCCATAGTATCGGATAGTTCTGGACAACCGATACTAACGCTGCGGCGGTCGTGCGTGCGGTTCGCACACACCCCGCGACGCCGTCCTCAGAACGCCTCGTCGGCCAGCGTCTCGACGGCGCGTTGGAGTTCGCCGCGGCGCTTCCAGGCGGCGATCCGGTCGGCGAACGGCAGCGGCGCGTTCAGCGAGACGGCCGAGCGCGCGGTGACCTCCGATCCCTCGTTCTTCGGGACCACCGTCACGACGGTCTCGAGGTGGTCGAACGGGCCGACGTCGCCCTCGGCCGTGTACGCCAGCCCGTCTTCCCGCGACTCGAACCGGAGCGGCACGGCCATCCACGGCCCCGTGGCCGTGACGACGGTGCCCTCGTCGGTCTCCTCGACGGCCGAGACGGAGAACGTGCCCTCGGCCTCGACGAGCGCCGCTGGCGAGAGCGCGCGCCTGACCTCGTCGGGCCGGGCCGACACGAACCTCGTCACCTCCACCTCGCGCATACCCGGAGAGTGGCGGCCGCTCACAAAAAAGCTCCCGCGCGAGCGGGGGACGGCCGCGCGAACGCCGGTCGGAAGCGCTGCGAGTACCGGCCGGAACCGACGCCCCGTCGCGGTCAGTTCACGGGGATGTCGGTCCCGTCGGCGTCGGCCTGCTTCTCGAGCCGGACGGACAGCACGCCCCGGTCGTAGTTGGCGGTGGCGTCCGGCTCGACGGGGTCGGGTAGCTGGACGGTCCGGCTGGTGCTCTGGCGGCGTCGCTCGCGCGTGACGAACGTCTCGTCGCCGGCCTCGGCCTCCGTCTCGCGCTCCGCCTGGATGGTCAGTCGCCGGTTCTGGAGGGTGACGTCAATGTCGTCGCTGTCGTAGCCCGGCAGGTCGGCGCGGACGACGAACTCGTCGCCCTCGTCGACGACGTCGACCGCGATGCCGGTCAGGTCCGTTCCGAGGCCGCCACCGAGCGTGTCGAACGCGCGCTCTATCTCCTCGAAGGGGTTCGGTGTCGTCATGTCACTTACAGCTACGCACCGGTCCGCCTTATATTGTCTGCCCGGCGAGGACAGAATCGGCTACCGAGGCCGGAAGCGGACGGCACCGCTACTCGAGGACGGTCTCGGAGTCGTAGGAACCGAGTCGGCGGACCCAGCCCTGCTCGGCGATCTCCTCGATGTCGGCCAGCGCCGACTGGGTGCGCTCCTCGTAGAGACCTGCGGCGACGTCGATGTGGAAGACGTAGTCTCCGAGGCGCTCCCCGCTGGGGCGGGACTCGACGCGGGTGAGGTTGATGTCCCGGTCGGCGAACGGTTCGAGCATCTCCAGCAGGAGGCCGGGGTAGTCGACGTCGGGGTAGACGATGAACGAGGACTTCGACCCCGCCTCCGAGCGCTCCTCGGCGGGCGCGACGACGACGAAGCGGGTCGCGTTCGAGGACTGGTCCTGGATGTCCTCGGCGAGCACCCGCAGGCCCTCGCCCGCGTTGCCGGGGTGGCCGATGCCGGCGAATCTGGGGTCCTCGCGGGCCCGCTCGACGCCGCGCGCCGTCGAGGCCACGGCCTCCAGGTCCGCCTCGGGGTAGTGCTCCTCGAGGTACGACCGGCACTGCGCGAGCGCCTGGGCGTGGCTGGCGACGACCTCGAACGACTCCTCCTGGGCCAGCAGCGCGTGACGGATCGGCGTGATGATCTCCCGGACGACCGCGACCTCGTGGTTCGCGAAGGCGTCCAGGCTCTCAGTCACCGAGCCCTCGATGCTGTTCTCGACGGCCACGACGCCGCGGTCGTACTCGCCGTCGGCGACGGCCTCGACGATGGCCGTGACCGACTCCCGGAACTCGATGTCCTCGTCGTCGGCCACCGCCCGGGCGGCCCGGTGGGAGTAGGTCCCCTCAGGTCCAAGCGTGAGCGTCGTCATACCTGCCGGTACTCCAGTCGCAATGAAAAGCGACCCGGTCGCCGACTATCCGGCCGCGGATCGATCACCGCCGGCGCCGCGGCGTCCGCTGTCGCCGCCGGACGTGCCAGCTGGCGGCGAAGGCGACGACCGCGCCCCAGAAGCCGAGCGCGGCCGCGTGCAGCACGGTCACGTCGTACGCGGACCGCGCGAACGGGTCGTGACCGCCGGTCACCGCCGCGTAGGTCTCGAGGACGCCGGCACCGCCCAGGCCGAGGGCGAACAGCGCGACCGCGACGGCCGTCGCGATGCCGCCGGTGACGAACCCGAGGTAGGTGGCCGCGTCCTCGGCGACGTGGACGCCCAGGGTCTCACGCTGCGTCAGCGGTCCCCGCTCCAGTCGGTACAGCGCCGCGCCCGCGACGACCGTCACGGCCAGGAAGACGAGCCCCCCGCCCAGCGCGCCGAGCGTCGCAACTGTCGGCGTCGCCGCCGCCGGGTCCGTTCCCGGCAGCGCGCTCGCCGTCGACGCGGGATAGAGCCAGTACATCGGGAGCGTCGCCGCGAGCAGGAACAGGATACCGCCGAGTAACGCCAGCTTTCTGGTCGCCGGCCAGTCGAAGTGCGTGTCCCGCTCCCGCCGTCGTTCGTCCGCCGCCGCTCGCTTCCCCACAGCCGTCGCATCGTCCGGATGGTCGGTCGCCATGTCGCGTTCTGTCACCGGCATCGCCGAACTCGGGACATAAGCTTTGCCTATGAACGGCAGTTAGAGCCGTTCTGTCTGTCAAAATGGGATCTTTCCGGGAAGCAGCTGACGGCCACGCTGGGGGCAGCGCCCGAGCTGGTCGTAACTATCCGGGAAAGCGTCGGCGGTCGAATCGGGCCGCTGCGCCGCGGGGCGCGCTCGCGCGCGGCCCCAAGAGAATGTACCCGTTACCGCGCGTGACCGGCCCCAGTCACTGCGTGTGGACGGCGTCGCCGGTCGCGTCGAGGACGGCCTCGCGGACGGCCTCGGAGAGGGTCGGGTGGGTATGGATCGTCCCGGCGACGTCTTCGAGGGTCGCGCCCATCTCGACGGCCAGGGCCAGTTCGGCGATCAGTTCAGAGGCCTCGGGCGCGACGACCTGCGCGCCCAGCAGGAACTCCGTCTCGGCGTCGGCGACGACGCGGACGAACCCGTCGCGCTCGTCGAGCGTCATCGCCCGGCCGCTGGCTCGCATCGGCATCTCGCCGACGATCGGATCGAAACCCGCCTCCTCGGCCTCGGCCTCGGTCATGCCGACGGTACCGACCTCGGGGTCGGTGAACACCGCGGCGGGGATCGCCTGGTGGTCGAGCGCCGCGGGCTCGCCGGCGACGACCTCGGCGGCCACTTCGCCTTCGACCATCGCCGTGTGCGCGAGCATCGGCTCGCCGGCCACGTCGCCGACGGCGAAGACGTGCTCCAGGTCGGTGCGGCCCCGGTCGTCCGTCTCGAGGAACCCGTTCTCGTCGGGCTCCAGGCCCAGCGCGTCCAGCCCCAGTCCGTCGGTGACGGCCTGTCGGCCGACGGCGACCAGCGTCCGGTCGGCCTCGAAGGCCGTCCGCCCGCCGTCCTCGTCCTCCGTGTAGACGACCGCGCCCTCGTCGGCCGCCTCCCACTCCTGGGCGGCCTCGCCGAAGTGGAAGTCCACGCCGAGGTCCTCGGCCCGTTCGCGGACGAGCTTCGCCACGTCGTCCTCGTAGGTCGGCAGCGCCTCGTCCAGCATCTCGACGACGGTCACGTCGGCCCCGAGCTTGGCGTAGACGGTCGACAGCTCCATCCCGATGTAGCCCGCGCCGACGACCAGCAGGCGGTCCGGCACCGACTCCAGGGAGAGCGCGTCCTTCGAGGAGAGGATTCGCTCGCCGTCGAACTCGAAGCCCGGCACCGTGATCGGTCGGCTCCCGGTCGCGACGACGGCGTGCTCGAACTCGATCTCGGCCGGGTCGCCCTCGTCCCGGTCGACCCGGGCCGCGTGCTCGCCGGTGAACGTCGCCGTCCCCTCGATCAGGTCGACGCCCTCGCTCTCGCAGAGGGACTCGACGCCGCGGGTCAGCCGGGTCACGACGCCATCCTTCCACTCGACCATCCCGGTCAGGTCGACGGCGGGGTCGGCGTAGATGCCCATGTGCTCGGCGTCGCCGGCCTCGTGGGCCACGTCGGCCCCGGAGATCAGCGCCTTCGAGGGGATGCAGCCGTAGTTGAGGCAGGTCCCGCCGAACGCGTCTTTCTCGACCAGCGTCGTGTCGACGCCCAGCTGGGCGGCGCGGATGGCGGCGACGTAGCCGCCCGGCCCGCCGCCAACGATCAGCAGTTCCGTTTCCGTCGGTCCGTCTCCGGCAGTCATATCCGGGGCGTCGGACGGCGGCGTGAAAAGTGGCTATGTCTCCGGAACTACTCCAGCAGCAGCCGCGTCGGATCTGCGAGGTAGCCGGTCAGCGCGTCGAGGAACCGGGCCGCCTCGGCGGCGTCGACGACGCGGCGGTCGACGGCCAGCGAGAGCGGGAGCGTCGGCGCGGCGACGACGCCGCTCTCCGGTTCGCCGTCGAGGTCGACGCCGTCGGGGAGGGCGCTGACCGCGACGGGCCGCTCCGTCAGTTCGCCGACGGCCAGGACGGCTGTCTGGGGCGGCCTGATCACCGGATCGGCGTGCTCGCCGCCGGCGTCGGTCACGGTGAACGTCGCCGTCTCGGTCTCCGCCGCGTCGAGGGTCCCTTCGTCGGCGCGCGCCGTCAGGTCCTCGAGTTCCGCGGCCAGCGCCAGCAGGCCCTTCCCGTCGACGTCCTCGACGACCGGGACGGTCCGGTCGGCGTCCGTCGCCGCGGCCACGCCGACGTTGCGGACGCCCTCGTAGACGATCTCCTCGCTCTCGGCGTCGAGCTTGGCGTTGAGAACGGGGTACTCCCGCAGCGCCGCGGCGACGGCCGTCAGCAGAAACGGCATGTCGTTCAGGGTCACGTCGCGCTCCTCGGCCAGCGGGCGCAGGCGCTCACGAGCCCGCACCAGCCCCGGCACGGCGGCGGTGTCGTGGTGGGTCGCGTGGGGGATCTCCCGCCGGGCGCGGGCCAGTCGTTCGCCGACGGCCCGGCGCGCGCCGTCGTAGGGCTCGCGGCGGTCCGGGGCGACGCCCTCGACGGTCCGTCCGGTGACGGTCTCGTCGGCCGTCGCGGCGTTCGGCTCCCCTGCTGCCTCCGCGGACTGCTCGCTCTCGGCGGCCGTTCCCTGCTCGTCGTCCTGGCGGGCCTGCCCCTCGCCGACGCGGCTGACGACCGACGTGGGTCCTGCCCCGCCGTCGTCCGTATCGACGCGGCTGACGACGGCGGTCGGTCCGCCCTCGTCGTCCCCTCCGTCGTCCGCACCGACGCGGCCGACGACGGACGTGGGGCCGTCGTCGGCGCTCCCGTCCCCGGTCGCATCGTCGTCCTCTTCGGCGGCCTCGCGGACGTCCGACTCGGTGATGCGCCCGCTCGGACCGGTCCCCTCGACGGCGGCGATCTCCACGTCCAGCTCCCGCGCCAGCCGGCGGACGTTCGGCGGGGCGAACACGCGCCTGCCCTTCGCGGAGACGGCTCTGGTGGACTCGTCGCCGGTCTCGCCGTCGCCGGCGCCGTCGTCGGACTCGGCCTCGTCGGCGGCCGCCTCGTCGGCGACCTCGATCGCCGCGACGACGTCGCCCTCGGCGACGACATCGCCGGCGTCGGCGCGCAGTTCCCGGACGGTCCCCGCGACGGGCGAGGGGACGTCGACGGCGGCCTTGTCGGTCTCCACCTCGGCGAGCACCTGATCCTCCTCGACGGCGTCGCCGGGGGCGACGCGCCACGCCAGTAGCTCGCCCTCGTCGACTCCCGTCCCCAGGTCGGGGAGCCTGAACTCGAACATGCCTCGCACTGCTACGCCCTCGGTCAAACCGTCTTTGATCGGCCGGCCGAAGAAATCTCTGTGCCGGTCAGTCGCCCGCCCGCGCCCGCTGGCGCGCCTCGGCGGGGTCCTCGCCGTCGAGGACGGCTGTTCGCGGCTCACCTCGTTCGCCGCTCACTGGCTCCGTGCTCGCTCCCTCGCCGCTTCCACGTCGTCGGTCGCGAGCACGCTCTCGACGAATAGCTCGCCCGCACGGTACGACGACCGGACCATCGGCCCGGACGCGCAGTAGAGGAAGCCCAGTTCCTCCTCCGCCACCCGCCGCCAGGTGTCGAAGGCGTCGGGGTGGACGTACTCGCTGACCTCCAGGTGCGAGCGGGAGGGCTGGAGGTACTGGCCCAGCGTCACCACGTCGACGCCGACCTGCCGGAGGTCCGAGAGGGCCTGGTACACCTCGTGGGCGTACTCGCCGACGCCGAGCATGAGGCTGGTCTTGACGTAGCAGTCCGACTCGCGGGCGGCCTGCCGCAGGACGGACAGCGACTGCTCGTAGCCGGCCCGGCGGTCCCGCACGGGCCACTGGAGGCGCTCGACCGTCTCGACGTTGTGGGCGAAGACGTCCGGTTCGGCGTCGAGGACTTTCTGCACCAGATCCTCCTCGCCCTGGAAGTCCGGGACCAGCGCCTCGACGAGGATGCCGGGGTGGCGCTCCTTGATCGCCTCGATGGTCCGGGCGAAGTGGCCCGCGCCCTGGTCGGGGAGGTCGTCGCGGTCGACGGAGGTCAGGACCACGTAGTCGAGGCCGATGTCGGCGACGGCGTCGGCCACCTGCTCGGGTTCGTCCTCGTCCAGCGGGTCCATCCCGCCGGTCTCGACGTCGCAGAAGTTACAGCCCCGCGAGCAGCGGTCGCCCATCAGCATGAAGGTGGCCGTGCCGGGCCCGTCCCGTCCGCTCCAGCACTCTCCCATGTTGGGGCAGTTGGCCTCCTCGCAGACGGTGTGGAGGTCCCGCTCCCGGAGGGACTGCTTGATCTCGGTGAAGCGCTCGCCCGACGGCGGCCGCATCTTCAGCCAGTCGGGCTTGCGAGCGCGACTCATTACCGGGTGGTTCGGACGGAGCGATGAAAAGCGTGCGGTCCCGCGACGGGACGGCGACGCTGAGAGAGCGCCGTCCGTGGCGTCACTCCACGAACTGGATCCCCAACTGCTCGCGCAGGTGGGCGGCGGCGGTCCCGCGGCCGCGGTCGGCCGCCAGCCGGTCGTCGCAGGCGGTGCCGACCTCCCGCAGCCACATCTGCTGGACGCTCACGAGGAAGGCCTCGCCCTCGTGCTCGTAGAACACCGGGCCGCCGGAGTCGCCGGGGACGTTGCGGTACTCGGCCTCGACGCCGTTCCCGCCGAAGTCGACGCACTGCTCCCACCCCTCCTCGACGGCCATCCCGGTCACGCGCCCGGTCGTGTTCCCGCTGGACGTGCCGATCTTCCGCACGGTGTGGTCGCCGGTGAGGAACAGCGCCAGTCCCCACTCGCTCACTCTGCCGCCGATGGGTCGCCGCTCCGAACCGATCAGCTTGATATCGCCGTCGAGTTCGAGTTCCTCCGGCGCGACCATGGCCACGTCGCGGTTCTGGTCGTACCGCACGACCGGACCCAGGTAGCGACCGTTCTGGGTGGTCCGGGAGCCGACGGCGTCCTCCCGATTGCAGGACTCCCAGAGGTGCGCGGCGGTCAGCAGGCGCGGCTCGCCGCCGTCGAAGACGCGACAGCACGCCGTGCCGAAGGCGCCGCCCTCCGCGGCCTCGACGATGACGCCGCCGGGCACCGGGTCGAAGTCGGCGTCGTTGTAGCAGGCGCTGAGACCGCGTTCCAGGGCCTCTTCGACCGACACCGGGATCCCCTCGACGTCCTTGGGGAGGTCGATCTCCGCCTCCGGGCTCGCGAGTTCGACCCCGAGACGGAGGCCCGGACGACCGCCGTACTCGACGTCGCTGCGGACCACCTTCAGCCCGACGACGTCCTCGAGTCCGGACAGCTGTTCGCCGAGCCGCTCGCGGGCTATCCAGACCGTCTCGACATGGGCTTTCCAGGTATCGGGGACCCGGTCTCTGCGCACCGCCTCGTCGCCGGCGAGCAGCGTCGGCACTTGCGCCCCGTTCGAGGACCCGCTCCGGACGGAACAGCCGGCCGTCGAGAGGGTCGCAGCAGATCCGATCGTCGTCAGGAAGGTCCGTCTTCCGAACCGGTCGGCCATCGTCTCAGGGCATACGAGTGTCAGCGACGGACTACTTTCGGTAGTGGTGTCCACTCGCACCCACCCGGCAAGTATCGGCAGGTGACGTCGGCTATCGGCGGCGTCGCCGTCGGAACGGGGTGCTCACGCGGTCCGCACGGCGGGGCGTCGCCGGGGGTCGGTCGGGGCGGCGCGCCGGATGTCAGGTCGAGCGTATAGCGGAGATCGAACGCACTGCCACGCCCGAACGGCATCCGGGGTGCCCTTCGACGTGCGAATAGTTTCAACCTCTACTATAGAAACGCCTATATCGACGCGGTGCCGGGTTCCCGACGTGTCACGCCCCGCCGACAGCGAGCCCTCGGTCGCGGTCGCGGACGTCCTGCCGGAGTTCTCGGACGCCTTCCCCTTCGAGCGGTTCAACGCGATGCAGTCCGAGACGCTGCCGGCGCTGCTGGAGACCGACGAGAACGTCGTCGTCAGCGCGCCCACCGCCAGCGGCAAGACCGCACTGGCCGAGATCGCCATCTGCAAGACGCTGCGCGCCGGCGGCACCGCACTGTTCCTCGCGCCCCTGCGCGCGCTCACCAACGAGAAGGAGAGCGAGTGGGAGCGATTCGAGGACATGGGCTACTCCGTCTACGTCGTCACGGGCGAGCGGGACCTGAACCCGCGCCGCGCCGAGCGGGCCGACGTGCTGGTGATGACCCCGGAGAAGGCCGACTCGGCCACGCGAAAGCACGACTCGCGCCGGTACGGCTTCATCGAGGACGTCGACTGCTGCGTCATCGACGAGGTCCACCTGCTGGACTCCGAGCGCCGCGGGTCCGTGCTCGAGGTCACCGTCTCGCGCCTGCGACGGCTCTGCGATCCACGCGTCGTCGCCCTCTCGGCGACGATGCCCAACGTCGAGGACGTGGCCGCGTGGCTCGACGCGCCGGAGGAGGCCACCTTCTCCTACGGGGAGCAGTACCGGCCCGTCCCGCTGAACGCCGACGTGAAGACCTACAGCCACGGCGAGAACGCCTTCGCCGACAAGTACCGCCGGCTCTACCGCGCGCTGGACCTGGCCGAGCCTCACATCCGCGACGAGGGTCAGGCCCTCGTCTTCGTCTCCTCGCGCCAGGACACCGTCCAGGCCGCGAAGAAGGCCCGCGACGAGATCGCCGAGCGGGACGTCCCGATCGGCGCCCGCGGCGAGTACGACTTCCACACCGACGCCGCCGATCTGGACAACGACACCCTCAGACAGTCCGTGCTGGACGGCGTCGGCTTCCACCACGCCGGCCTCTCGAAGGCCGACAAGGACCGCGTCGAGGACTGGTTCAAGGAGGGCAAGATCCAGCTCCTCTTTTCGACCTCGACGCTGGCCTGGGGGGTCAACCTCCCGGCCCGCTGCGTCGTCATCCGGGACACCAAGATCCACGACCCCCTGGAGGGCGAGGTGGACATGAGCCCGCTGGACGTCCTCCAGATGCTCGGGCGCGCCGGCCGGCCGGGCTACGACGACCAGGGCTACGCCTGGATCGTCTGCGACCGCTCGGACGCCGACAAGTACCGCCGACTGCTCCGGGACGGGACCGACATCGAGTCCCGCCTCGCGGAGGACTTAGACGCCCACCTCAACGCCGAGATCGCCCTCGGGACGCTCCGGGACGTCGAGGACGTGATGGACTGGCTGGAGACGACGTTTTACTACCAGCGCGCGCGTGCCGCCCCGGAGCAGTACGCCGACGAGGGCGACCTCCGGGATCGGGTCAGCGCCACGCTGAAGTCGCTCGTCGACAGCGGGTTCGTCGAGATGGCGGACCTCAGGCTGGAGGGGACGCCGCTGGGTCGGCTGGCATCCAAGTTCTACCTCCGCCTGGACACCGCCGAGCGGTTCAAGGACTGCGCCGACCGCGCCGACGAGGACCCCGAGGCGCTGGACGAGGACCGACTGCTGGCGGTCGTCGCCGGCGCGACGGAGTTCGACAGCGTCAGCGCGCGCTCCGACGAGGAGGACGCGGTGGCCGCCGTCCTCGGCTCCCGCGTCGACGACCTCTCGGCCGGCCAGCGGAAGGTGCTGGCCATCCTCCGCTCGTCGATGTCCGGCACCACGCCGACGGAACTGCAGAGCGACGCCTGGGTGATCAAGCAGAACGCGCTGCGCCTGCTGGCCGCGCTCCGGGCCTTCCTCGACCGCTTCGCCGGCCCGCGGGCGGCCAACCTCGCCCGCCGCGTCGAGGGGCGCGTCGAGAACGGCGTCAGCGCCGACGCAGTGGGACTCACTGCCGTCGACGGCATCGGTCCCGGACGGGCGAGCAACCTCGCAGCCGAGGGCCTGCGAACGCCGGCGGACGTGACCGACGCCGGCGTCTCCGGCCTCCAGTCGGCCGGCATCGGCGAGGGCGTCGCCGAGCGCGTCGTCGAGAACGCCCGCGACCTCCCCGACGTCGTCGTCGAGTGGGGCGACTTCCCCGACGCCATTCCGAGCGGCGAGCGCGAACTCCACGAGGTGACGGTCCGCTCGGTCGCCGGCGGCGCACGCGCGGGGATCAGGGTGACCGTCAACGGCCACGAGATGACGGCCAAGCCCGCCTATCTCGGCGAGGCGACGGTCCCCGCGGCCGCCTTCGGCGGCGACGCCGACGACCTGGAGTTCGCCGTCGAGGTGACGTTCCCGGAACTGCCGCTGCCGCCCGTCGTCGACACGCGGACCGTACGGGTCGAGTGAGTCCGGTCGCGGCCGGCTCCCGGTGCGCGCGGAGAGCGGCGGGAGCCGACCACGAGGGGGTTGGGTTCGGCTGT
This genomic interval from Halomicrobium urmianum contains the following:
- a CDS encoding DEAD/DEAH box helicase, which encodes MSRPADSEPSVAVADVLPEFSDAFPFERFNAMQSETLPALLETDENVVVSAPTASGKTALAEIAICKTLRAGGTALFLAPLRALTNEKESEWERFEDMGYSVYVVTGERDLNPRRAERADVLVMTPEKADSATRKHDSRRYGFIEDVDCCVIDEVHLLDSERRGSVLEVTVSRLRRLCDPRVVALSATMPNVEDVAAWLDAPEEATFSYGEQYRPVPLNADVKTYSHGENAFADKYRRLYRALDLAEPHIRDEGQALVFVSSRQDTVQAAKKARDEIAERDVPIGARGEYDFHTDAADLDNDTLRQSVLDGVGFHHAGLSKADKDRVEDWFKEGKIQLLFSTSTLAWGVNLPARCVVIRDTKIHDPLEGEVDMSPLDVLQMLGRAGRPGYDDQGYAWIVCDRSDADKYRRLLRDGTDIESRLAEDLDAHLNAEIALGTLRDVEDVMDWLETTFYYQRARAAPEQYADEGDLRDRVSATLKSLVDSGFVEMADLRLEGTPLGRLASKFYLRLDTAERFKDCADRADEDPEALDEDRLLAVVAGATEFDSVSARSDEEDAVAAVLGSRVDDLSAGQRKVLAILRSSMSGTTPTELQSDAWVIKQNALRLLAALRAFLDRFAGPRAANLARRVEGRVENGVSADAVGLTAVDGIGPGRASNLAAEGLRTPADVTDAGVSGLQSAGIGEGVAERVVENARDLPDVVVEWGDFPDAIPSGERELHEVTVRSVAGGARAGIRVTVNGHEMTAKPAYLGEATVPAAAFGGDADDLEFAVEVTFPELPLPPVVDTRTVRVE